Proteins encoded together in one Halomarina salina window:
- a CDS encoding DUF7331 family protein → MVDGDVTSESNAESARSIETAENAIAATESYEADGGWVLFDGENPLAWIESAVTVRLDDAA, encoded by the coding sequence ATGGTCGACGGAGATGTGACGTCGGAGTCGAACGCAGAGTCGGCCCGGTCTATCGAGACCGCCGAGAACGCCATCGCTGCCACCGAGTCCTACGAGGCCGACGGTGGCTGGGTCCTGTTCGACGGGGAGAACCCGCTCGCATGGATCGAGTCCGCCGTGACGGTCCGACTGGACGACGCGGCGTAA